The Vitis vinifera cultivar Pinot Noir 40024 chromosome 12, ASM3070453v1 genome has a segment encoding these proteins:
- the LOC100852516 gene encoding putative disease resistance RPP13-like protein 1, which produces MAGALVGGAFLSASLQVLFDRMASRQFLDFIRGQKLIGTLLKKLKINLLAVQAVLNDAEVKQITDSHVKEWVDELKDAVYDAEDLLDEIANQDLQRKMETDPQTSAHQVWNIFSNSLNPFADGVESRVEEIIDRLEFLAQKKDVLGLKQGVGEKLFQRWPSTSVVDESGVYGRDDNKEEIIKMLVSDNSSGNEIGVISIVGMGGIGKTTLTQLVYNDESVKKYFDLEAWVCVSEEFDLLRITKTIFEATTSRGFTSDVNDLNFLQVKLKESLNGKKFLLVLDDVWNENYNNWDRLRTPLKVGSNGSKIIVTTRSENVALVMRSVHTHRLGQLSFEDCWWLFAKHAFENGDPSAHPYLEAIGKEIVKKCQGLPLAAKTLGGLLHFKVQADEWDNILRSEMWDLPSNEILPALRLSYYHLPSHLKQCFAYCSIFPKDYQFQKERLVLLWMAEGFLQQPKSKKRMEEVGDQYFHELLSRSFFQKSSSRNSCFVMHDLVNDLAQLVSGEFCIQLGDGWGHETYEKVCHLSYYRSEYDAFERFANFIEVKRLRTLFTLQLQFLPQSYLSNRILDKLLPKFRCLRVLSLFNYKTINLPDSIGNLKHLRYLNVSHSDIKRLPETVCPLYNLQTIILNECRSLHELPSGLKKLINLRHLTVHGSRVKEMPSHIGQLKSLQTLSTFIVGQRSGSRIGELGGLSQIGGKLHISELQNVVSGTDALEANLKGKKYLDELVLEWNSSTDGLQNGVDIINNLQPHKNVTKLTIDFYCGTRLPTWLGDPSLLNMVSLNLRNCKHCSSLPPLGQLFSLRYLSISGMCGIEKVGTEFYGNNSSSVKPFLSLETLIFEKMRQWKEWLPFDGEGGVFPRLQVLCIWKCPKLTGELPDCLPSLTKLEINGCQQLVASVPRVPTIRELKILNCREVLLRSSDRSFDYLEGFEIEISDISQLKELSHGLRALSILRCVSAESLLEGMMQNNTSLQRLVLKRCCFSRSLCTCCLPRTLKSLCIYGSRRLQFLLPEFLKCHHPFLECLDIRGGYCRSLSAFSFAIFPKLTRLQIHGLEGLESLSILISEGGLPALDFLQIIQCPDLVSIELPALKLTHYEILDCKKLKFLMCTLASFQTLILQNCPEFLFPVAGLPSTLNSLVVHNCKKLTPQVEWGLHSLASLTDFRISGGCEDLESFPKESLLPSTLTSLQISGLPNLRSLDGKGLQLLTSVQNLEINDCGKLQSLTAEGLPSSLSFLKISNCPLLKHQYEFWKGEDWHYISHIPRIVIDDQVL; this is translated from the coding sequence ATGGCTGGGGCTTTAGTGGGAGGAGCATTTCTCTCGGCTTCTCTTCAAGTCCTATTCGACAGGATGGCTTCTCGGCAATTCTTAGACTTTATCCGGGGACAAAAACTCATTGGTACTCTCCTAAAGAAGCTGAAGATAAACTTGCTGGCGGTTCAGGCAGTGCTCAATGATGCTGAGGTGAAGCAAATTACAGATTCACATGTCAAAGAGTGGGTGGATGAGCTTAAAGATGCTGTCTATGATGCAGAGGACCTGCTGGACGAGATTGCTAACCAAGATCTACAGAGAAAGATGGAGACCGACCCTCAAACTAGTGCACATCAGGTGTGGAATATCTTCTCTAACTCGCTTAATCCATTTGCTGATGGGGTGGAGTCCAGGGTAGAGGAGATCATTGATAGACTAGAATTTCTTGCACAAAAAAAAGATGTTCTCGGGTTGAAACAAGGTGTGGGGGAGAAACTGTTCCAAAGATGGCCTTCGACTTCTGTGGTGGATGAATCTGGTGTCTATGGTAGAGATGACAACAAAGAGGAGATAATCAAAATGTTGGTGTCAGATAATTCAAGCGGCAATGAGATAGGTGTGATATCCATTGTAGGCATGGGTGGTATTGGCAAGACCACTCTTACTCAGCTTGTATATAACGATGAGAGtgtgaaaaaatattttgacttggAAGCATGGGTTTGTGTTTCAGAAGAATTTGATCTTCTGAGgataacaaaaacaatttttgaagcAACCACTTCACGGGGTTTTACTTCTGATGTGAATGACTTAAATTTTCTTCAAGTGAAACTGAAGGAGAGCCTTAATGGAAAgaaatttcttcttgttttggATGATGTTTGGAACGAGAATTACAATAATTGGGACAGGCTAAGAACTCCGCTCAAAGTTGGGTCAAACGGAAGTAAGATTATTGTAACAACGCGTAGTGAAAATGTTGCATTAGTCATGCGCTCTGTTCACACTCATCGTCTGGGACAACTATCATTTGAAGATTGCTGGTGGTTATTTGCAAAACATGCATTTGAAAATGGAGATCCTAGTGCACATCCATACTTAGAAGCAATTGGCAAAGAGATTGTGAAGAAGTGTCAAGGTTTGCCTTTAGCTGCAAAAACACTTGGGGGTCTTTTACACTTTAAGGTACAAGCAGATGAATGGGATAATATCTTGAGGAGCGAAATGTGGGATTTGCCAAGCAATGAAATTCTTCCAGCTTTGAGGTTAAGCTACTATCATCTCCCTTCACATCTAAAGCAATGTTTTGCTTATTGCTCAATTTTTCCCAAGGACTATCAGTTCCAAAAGGAGAGGCTGGTTTTATTATGGATGGCAGAAGGCTTTTTGCAACAACCAAAAAGCAAGAAACGAATGGAAGAGGTAGGTGACCAATACTTTCATGAACTATTATCAAGGtccttttttcaaaaatcaagtaGTAGAAACTCATGTTTTGTAATGCATGACCTTGTCAATGACTTGGCTCAACTTGTGTCGGGAGAATTTTGTATTCAGTTAGGGGATGGTTGGGGGCATGAAACATATGAAAAGGTTTGCCACTTGTCGTATTATAGAAGTGAATATGATGCCTTTGAGAGATTTGCGAATTTCATCGAAGTTAAGCGTCTTCGGACTCTTTTCACATTGCAATTGCAATTTTTGCCGCAGTCCTACTTGAGTAACAGGATTTTGGACAAGCTATTACCAAAATTTAGATGCTTACGGGTGTTGTCTTTGTTCAATTACAAGACTATAAATTTGCCTGATTCAATTGGCAATTTGAAGCATTTACGTTACCTGAACGTCTCGCATTCAGATATCAAAAGATTACCGGAGACAGTATGCCCTTTGTATAATTTACAAACAATTATACTCAATGAGTGCCGTTCTCTACATGAGTTGCCTAGCGGATTGAAGAAATTGATTAATCTGCGTCATCTTACTGTTCATGGATCTCGAGTTAAAGAGATGCCAAGTCATATAGGTCAATTGAAAAGTTTACAAACATTGAGTACTTTTATTGTGGGTCAAAGAAGTGGTTCAAGAATTGGAGAGCTTGGGGGGCTTTCGCAAATTGGTGGAAAGCTTCACATTTCAGAGCTGCAGAATGTGGTTTCTGGTACAGATGCCTTGGAGGCAAATTTGAAGGGTAAGAAGTATCTTGATGAATTGGTGTTGGAGTGGAATAGCAGCACTGATGGTTTACAAAATGGAGTTGATATAATTAACAACTTGCAGCCTCATAAGAATGTCACGAAGCTTACCATTGACTTCTATTGTGGTACAAGATTGCCTACTTGGTTAGGGGATCCTTCATTGTTAAATATGGTGTCCCTAAATCTCAGGAATTGTAAACATTGCTCGTCCTTGCCACCACTTGGGCAACTGTTCTCTCTCAGATACCTCTCTATATCAGGGATGTGTGGAATAGAGAAAGTGGGTACTGAATTTTATGGGAATAATTCTTCCTCAGTTAAGCCCTTCTTATCCCTAGAAACtctaatttttgagaaaatgaggCAGTGGAAAGAATGGCTACCTTTTGACGGTGAAGGTGGAGTGTTTCCTCGTCTCCAGGTGCTTTGTATATGGAAATGTCCCAAGCTCACTGGAGAATTGCCGGACTGCCTTCCTTCCTTGACAAAACTCGAGATTAATGGATGTCAGCAGCTTGTGGCTTCCGTTCCAAGAGTTCCAACTATCCGGGAATTGAAGATACTCAACTGTCGCGAGGTTCTGCTGAGAAGTTCAGATCGTAGCTTTGATTATCTTGAaggttttgaaattgaaatttctgaTATCTCACAGTTGAAGGAGCTGTCACATGGATTGCGGGCACTCTCAATTCTAAGATGTGTCTCTGCAGAGTCTCTACTAGAGGGAATGATGCAAAACAACACTTCTCTTCAACGCTTGGTTCTGAAACGTTGTTGTTTTTCCAGATCTTTGTGCACATGTTGTTTACCCCGTACATTGAAATCACTATGTATCTACGGTTCTCGGAGACTACAGTTCCTTCTTCCTGAGTTCCTTAAGTGCCATCATCCTTTCCTTGAATGTTTGGACATCAGGGGTGGTTATTGTAGATCTCTCTCAGCCTTCTCATTCGCCATCTTCCCTAAGCTGACTCGTCTTCAAATTCATGGTCTTGAGGGACTTGAATCCCTCTCGATTTTGATTTCAGAGGGGGGTCTCCCAGCTCTTGATTTCTTGCAAATCATTCAGTGCCCTGATCTTGTGTCTATTGAGTTGCCAGCTCTCAAGTTGACACACTATGAGATCCTTGATTGCAAGAAACTCAAGTTTCTGATGTGCACCCTTGCATCCTTTCAGAcattaattttacaaaattgtcCTGAATTTCTATTTCCAGTTGCTGGTTTGCCGTCCACCCTAAATTCACTTGTAGTTCATAACTGCAAAAAACTCACACCCCAGGTGGAGTGGGGTTTGCATAGTCTAGCCTCTCTGACAGATTTCAGAATCAGTGGTGGATGTGAAGACCTGGAGTCATTTCCGAAGGAATCCCTGCTGCCCTCAACTCTCACGTCTCTCCAGATCTCAGGTCTTCCAAATCTCAGGTCTCTTGATGGCAAGGGGCTTCAGTTGCTCACTTCTGTTCAAAACTTAGAGATCAATGACTGCGGTAAGCTTCAATCCTTGACAGCAGAGGGGCTTCCCAGCTCTctgtcatttttaaaaatcagcAACTGCCCCTTGCTGAAACATCAGTATGAGTTCTGGAAAGGGGAAGATTGGCATTACATATCTCACATTCCACGCATTGTCATTGATGACCAAGTTTTGTAA
- the LOC100266892 gene encoding putative disease resistance RPP13-like protein 1 — translation MAGAVAGGGALLSASLQVLFDRMASRDVLTVLQGQKLSATLLRELKMKLLAVKVVLNDAEAKQITNSDVKDWVDELKDAVYDAEDLLDDITTEALRCKMESDSQTQVQNIISGEGIMSRVEKITGTLENLAKEKDFLGLKEGVGENWSKRWPTTSLVDKSGVYGRDGDREEIVKYLLSHNASGNKISVIALVGMGGIGKTTLAKLVYNDWRVVEFFDLKAWVCVSNEFDLVRITKTILKAIDSGTSDHNDLNLLQHKLEERLTRKKFLLVLDDVWNEDYNDWDSLQTPFNVGLYGSKIVVTTRINKVAAVMHSVHTHHLAKLSSEDCWSLFAKHAFENGNSSPHPKLEEIGKEIVKKCDGLPLAAKTLGGALYSEVRVKEWENVLNSEMWDLPNNAVLPALILSYYYLPSHLKRCFAYCSIFPKDYQIEKDNLILLWMAEGFLQQSEKGKKTMEEVGDGYFYDLLSRSFFQKSGSHKSYFVMHDLINDLAQLISGKVCVQLNDGEMNEIPKKLRYLSYFRSEYDSFERFETLSEVNGLRTFLPLNLEVWSRDDKVSKNRYPSGSRLVVELHLSTRVWNDLLMKVQYLRVLSLCYYEITDLSDSIGNLKHLRYLDLTYTPIKRLPQPICNLYNLQTLILYHCEWLVELPKMMCKLISLRHLDIRHSRVKKMPSQMGQLKSLQKLSNYVVGKQSGTRVGELRELSHIGGSLVIQELQNVVDAKDALEANLAGMRYLDELELEWGRDRGDELELEGNDDSSDELELEGNGDSGDEEGNDDSSDKLELEGNGDSGNEEGNDDSSDELELEGNDDSGDEEGNDDSSDELELEQNDDSGVEQNGADIVLNYLQPHSNLKRLTIHMYGGSRFPDWLGGPSILNMVSLRLWGCTNVSAFPPLGQLPSLKHLHIWRLQGIERVGAEFYGTDSSSTKPSFVSLKSLSFQDMRKWKEWLCLGAKVENSLVSRSFI, via the coding sequence ATGGCCGGGGCTGTAGCAGGAGGAGGAGCACTTCTCTCGGCTTCTCTCCAAGTTCTATTTGATCGGATGGCTTCTCGTGACGTCCTTACCGTCCTCCAGGGACAGAAACTCAGTGCTACGCTCCTAAGGGAGTTGAAGATGAAATTGCTGGCAGTTAAGGTAGTGCTGAATGACGCTGAGGCCAAGCAAATCACGAATTCAGATGTCAAAGATTGGGTGGATGAGCTGAAAGATGCTGTGTATGATGCGGAGGACCTGCTGGACGATATCACCACTGAAGCTTTACGATGCAAGATGGAGTCTGATTCTCAAACTCAGGTACAGAACATCATCTCCGGTGAGGGTATCATGTCCAGGGTAGAGAAGATCACTGGCACACTAGAAAATCttgcaaaagaaaaagattttctCGGGTTGAAAGAAGGCGTTGGAGAAAATTGGTCAAAAAGATGGCCAACCACTTCCTTGGTAGATAAGTCTGGGGTGTACGGTAGGGATGGTGATAGAGAGGAGATAGTAAAATATTTGTTGTCCCATAATGCAAGTGGGAATAAGATAAGTGTGATCGCGCTGGTGGGTATGGGCGGTATTGGGAAGACCACACTTGCTAAGCTGGTGTATAATGATTGGAGGGTGGTGGAATTTTTTGACCTTAAAGCATGGGTTTGTGTTTCAAATGAATTTGATCTTGTCAGGATAACGAAAACCATTCTTAAGGCAATCGATTCTGGGACTTCTGATCACAATGATTTGAATCTGCTTCAACATAAATTGGAGGAGAGACTTACCAGGAAGAAATTCTTACTTGTCCTTGATGATGTTTGGAATGAAGACTATAATGATTGGGATTCGCTACAAACTCCATTCAATGTTGGTCTATATGGAAGTAAAATTGTTGTAACTACACGTATCAATAAGGTTGCAGCAGTCATGCATTCAGTTCATACTCATCATTTGGCAAAGTTATCCTCTGAAGATTGCTGGTCCCTATTTGCAAAACatgcatttgaaaatggaaattctAGTCCACATCCAAAGCTAGAAGAAATTGGCAAAGAGATTGTAAAAAAGTGTGATGGATTGCCTTTAGCTGCAAAAACCCTTGGGGGTGCCTTATACTCAGAGGTTCGAGTAAAAGAATGGGAAAATGTATTGAACAGTGAAATGTGGGATTTACCAAATAATGCAGTTCTTCCTGCCTTAATCTTGAGCTACTATTATCTTCCTTCACATCTAAAACGATGTTTTGCATATTGTTCTATTTTTCCTAAAGACTACCAAATTGAGAAGGATAACTTGATTTTATTGTGGATGGCAGAAGGGTTTTTGCAACAATCAGAAAAAGGCAAGAAAACAATGGAAGAGGTAGGTGATGGGTACTTTTATGACCTATTATCAAGGTCATTTTTTCAAAAGTCCGGTAGCCACAAATCTTATTTTGTAATGCATGATCTCATCAATGACTTGGCTCAACTTATTTCTGGAAAAGTTTGTGTTCAGTTGAATGATGGTGAGATGAATGAAATTCCTAAAAAGCTTCGCTACTTATCATATTTTAGAAGTGAATATGACTCTTTTGAGAGATTTGAGACCCTTAGTGAAGTTAATGGTCTTCGAACCTTCTTACCATTGAATTTGGAGGTTTGGTCTCGCGATGATAAGGTTTCAAAGAATAGATATCCAAGTGGTAGTAGGCTTGTTGTAGAGCTTCATTTGAGTACTAGAGTTTGGAATGATTTATTGATGAAAGTTCAATATTTACGAGTGTTGTCATTGTGTTACTATGAGATAACAGATTTGTCAGATTCAATTGGTAATTTAAAACACTTACGCTATTTGGACCTTACCTACACACCCATCAAAAGGTTACCCCAACCAATttgtaatttatataatttacaaaCATTGATATTATATCATTGTGAATGGCTTGTTGAATTGCCTAAAATGATGTGCAAACTGATTAGCTTACGTCATCTTGATATCAGGCATAGCAGAGTGAAGAAGATGCCAAGTCAAATGGGTCAATTAAAAAGTTTACAAAAATTGAGTAACTATGTTGTGGGCAAGCAAAGTGGGACAAGGGTTGGAGAGTTGAGGGAGCTTTCCCACATTGGTGGGAGTCTTGTCATTCAAGAGCTGCAGAATGTAGTTGATGCTAAGGATGCCTTAGAGGCCAATTTGGCAGGCATGCGGTACCTGGATGAGTTAGAGTTGGAATGGGGTCGTGATAGAGGTGATGAGTTAGAGTTGGAAGGAAATGATGATAGTAGTGATGAGTTAGAGTTGGAAGGGAATGGCGATAGTGGTGATGAGGAAGGGAATGACGATAGTAGTGATAAGTTAGAGTTGGAAGGGAATGGCGATAGTGGTAATGAGGAAGGGAATGACGATAGTAGTGATGAGTTAGAGTTGGAAGGGAATGATGATAGTGGTGATGAGGAAGGGAATGACGATAGTAGTGATGAGTTAGAGTTGGAACAGAATGACGATAGTGGTGTTGAACAAAATGGAGCAGACATAGTGCTCAACTACTTACAACCTCATTCAAACTTAAAGAGACTCACTATTCATATGTATGGTGGTTCAAGATTTCCAGATTGGTTAGGAGGTCCTTCAATTCTAAATATGGTGTCCCTACGTCTCTGGGGTTGTACCAATGTGTCAGCCTTCCCACCGCTTGGGCAGTTACCCTCTCTTAAACATTTACATATATGGCGTTTGCAGGGGATAGAAAGGGTGGGTGCAGAGTTTTATGGGACTGATTCTTCCTCAACTAAGCCCTCCTTTGTATCCCTAAAATCTCTATCATTTCAGGATATGCGAAAATGGAAGGAATGGTTGTGTTTGGGAGCCAAGGTGGAGAATTCCCTCGTCTCAAGGAGCTTTATATAG